A stretch of bacterium DNA encodes these proteins:
- the rpsT gene encoding 30S ribosomal protein S20 gives MPNIKSAKKRVDVTERNKLRNIAIKSSVKTVVKKVYEAIKANETAEQIQEAVNKAYSLIDKAVSKGVLHKNTAARKKSRIVGHVNKGDVPA, from the coding sequence TTGCCAAATATTAAATCAGCTAAAAAAAGAGTAGACGTGACCGAAAGAAATAAATTGCGCAACATTGCAATTAAATCTTCCGTTAAAACAGTTGTTAAGAAAGTTTATGAAGCTATAAAAGCAAACGAAACCGCAGAACAGATTCAAGAAGCTGTAAATAAAGCGTATAGCTTAATCGATAAAGCAGTTTCAAAAGGTGTTCTTCATAAAAACACAGCTGCAAGAAAAAAATCAAGAATTGTAGGACACGTTAATAAAGGCGATGTTCCTGCGTAG